In one Longimicrobium sp. genomic region, the following are encoded:
- a CDS encoding DUF177 domain-containing protein, producing MLKLNLAAMDREEVEIHEQVAADDPMWEGSDVRLVEPLRVDLTARSVGDDGVLLRGRIQAVVERECRRCLTAVRQPVDDTVDLFFAPIGEDEDELGGEVYPMPARGQELDVTEAVREQLLLRAPQYVVCDEACRGLCPQCGTNLNEAACDCVSEVAPSPWDALKQVKFD from the coding sequence ATGTTGAAGCTGAACCTGGCGGCGATGGACCGCGAAGAAGTGGAGATCCACGAGCAGGTGGCGGCCGACGATCCCATGTGGGAAGGGTCGGACGTGCGGCTGGTGGAGCCTCTGCGAGTGGACCTTACCGCCCGCTCCGTGGGCGACGACGGCGTTCTGCTCCGCGGCCGCATCCAGGCGGTGGTGGAGCGCGAGTGCCGCCGCTGCCTCACTGCCGTCCGCCAGCCGGTGGACGACACGGTGGACCTGTTCTTCGCTCCCATCGGCGAGGACGAAGACGAGCTGGGGGGTGAAGTCTACCCCATGCCGGCGCGCGGGCAGGAGCTGGACGTGACCGAAGCGGTCCGCGAGCAGCTCCTCCTGCGTGCCCCACAGTACGTCGTGTGCGACGAGGCGTGCCGCGGGCTCTGCCCGCAGTGCGGCACCAACCTCAACGAAGCGGCGTGCGACTGCGTTTCCGAAGTGGCCCCGAGCCCGTGGGACGCGTTGAAGCAGGTAAAGTTCGACTAA
- the rpmF gene encoding 50S ribosomal protein L32: MAVPKRRQSKQRQRKRRTHVKASMPSINACPQCGDPHLPHRVCSNCGYYRNEQRIEVEEF; encoded by the coding sequence ATGGCCGTACCCAAGAGGCGCCAGTCCAAGCAGCGCCAGCGCAAGCGCCGCACCCACGTGAAGGCCAGCATGCCTTCCATCAACGCATGCCCGCAGTGCGGCGACCCGCACCTGCCGCACCGCGTCTGCTCGAACTGCGGCTACTACCGCAACGAGCAGCGAATCGAAGTGGAAGAGTTCTAG
- the plsX gene encoding phosphate acyltransferase PlsX has protein sequence MRIALDAMGSDRAPAVEVEGAVGALLERTDLHVVLVGDRGLIEAELARHPDAPRDRVSVVHTTEVIEMGDSPAQAVRRKQDSSIVVGTRLHKDGEVDAFVSAGSTGAVMAASLFILRPLSGVDRPAIGADLPSTSGRFLLLDMGANVDVKPQHLLQFAHLGHIYAQDLMGIASPRVGLLNIGEEEEKGNEQTVEAFQLLKGDPNLDFVGNIEGRDIIRGKCDVLVCDGFVGNVLLKFYESMSGFMSGFLRSAIQEQGVQLDLELLFRTLDYTQWGGAPLLGVNGVTIICHGGSPPIALRNALRAAASCVESGMVEHIAGRLNRLAETTPAQ, from the coding sequence ATGCGGATCGCGCTGGACGCGATGGGCTCCGATCGTGCCCCGGCCGTAGAGGTCGAGGGCGCGGTCGGAGCTTTGCTTGAGCGTACCGACCTGCACGTGGTGCTCGTGGGCGACCGCGGGCTCATAGAGGCCGAGCTCGCGCGCCACCCGGACGCCCCGCGCGACCGGGTGTCCGTCGTGCACACCACCGAAGTCATCGAGATGGGGGACTCGCCCGCGCAGGCCGTGCGGCGCAAGCAGGACTCCTCCATCGTGGTGGGCACGCGGCTGCACAAGGACGGCGAGGTGGACGCCTTCGTCAGCGCCGGCTCCACGGGCGCGGTGATGGCGGCCTCGCTCTTCATCCTGCGCCCTCTTTCCGGCGTGGACCGCCCTGCCATCGGCGCGGACCTGCCGTCCACCAGCGGGCGCTTCCTGCTGCTGGACATGGGCGCCAACGTGGACGTGAAGCCGCAGCACCTGCTGCAGTTCGCCCACCTGGGGCACATCTACGCGCAGGACCTGATGGGGATCGCCAGCCCGCGCGTGGGGCTGCTCAACATCGGCGAGGAAGAGGAGAAGGGGAACGAGCAGACGGTGGAGGCCTTCCAATTGCTCAAGGGCGACCCCAACCTGGACTTCGTGGGGAACATCGAGGGGCGCGACATCATCCGCGGCAAATGCGACGTGCTGGTGTGCGACGGCTTCGTGGGGAACGTGCTCCTCAAGTTCTACGAGTCGATGTCGGGGTTCATGAGCGGCTTCCTGCGCTCGGCGATCCAGGAGCAGGGGGTGCAGCTCGACCTGGAGCTGCTCTTCCGCACCCTGGACTACACCCAGTGGGGGGGAGCTCCCCTGCTGGGCGTCAACGGCGTCACCATCATCTGCCACGGCGGGTCGCCGCCCATCGCGCTTCGCAACGCGCTCCGCGCCGCCGCCTCCTGCGTGGAGAGCGGAATGGTGGAGCACATCGCGGGGCGCCTCAACCGTCTGGCGGAGACCACACCTGCACAATGA
- a CDS encoding beta-ketoacyl-ACP synthase III, with protein MTETKPRSRLVSTGRFNPDRVMTNQEMETLVETNDEWIRSRTGIRERRIADKETHASTMAAAAGRVALERAGLAATDVDLILLSTATPDRLLPSTACDVQALLGARNAGSYDFATACSGFLYGLSMADAHITAGQAETVLVLATEKMSSIIDWTDRTTCVLFGDGAGAAVVRRASDDGRGILSGYMKSDGTLAELLWRPGGGSRVPLDVMVLDERSHYVKMAGPEVFKSAVRAMCEAAETALKRAGVTAEEIDLMVPHQANMRIIEATAKYAGIPMDKVFVNVDRYGNMSSASIPVALDEAVEQGRAGPGSLVLMVAFGAGFTWAANVVRL; from the coding sequence ATGACAGAAACCAAGCCGCGTTCGCGCCTGGTCTCCACGGGACGGTTCAACCCCGACCGCGTGATGACCAACCAGGAGATGGAGACGCTCGTAGAGACGAACGACGAGTGGATCCGCTCCCGCACCGGAATCCGTGAGCGGCGCATCGCCGACAAGGAGACCCACGCCTCCACCATGGCCGCGGCCGCGGGGCGCGTGGCCCTGGAGCGCGCCGGGCTGGCGGCGACGGACGTGGACCTGATCCTCCTCTCCACCGCCACCCCGGACCGGCTCCTCCCCTCCACCGCGTGCGACGTGCAGGCGCTGCTGGGAGCGCGCAACGCCGGCTCGTACGACTTCGCCACGGCGTGCAGCGGCTTCCTGTACGGGCTCTCCATGGCCGACGCGCACATCACCGCCGGGCAGGCGGAGACGGTGCTGGTGCTGGCCACGGAGAAGATGTCGTCCATCATCGACTGGACGGACCGCACCACCTGCGTGCTATTCGGCGACGGCGCCGGGGCGGCCGTGGTGCGGCGCGCGAGCGATGACGGGCGAGGTATCCTCAGCGGCTACATGAAGAGCGACGGCACGCTGGCCGAGCTGCTGTGGCGCCCGGGCGGCGGCTCGCGCGTGCCGCTGGACGTGATGGTGCTGGACGAGCGCTCGCACTACGTGAAGATGGCGGGGCCGGAGGTGTTCAAGTCCGCCGTGCGCGCCATGTGCGAAGCCGCCGAGACGGCGCTGAAGCGCGCCGGGGTCACGGCCGAGGAGATCGACCTCATGGTCCCGCACCAGGCGAACATGCGGATCATCGAGGCGACGGCCAAGTACGCCGGCATCCCGATGGACAAGGTGTTCGTGAACGTGGACCGCTACGGCAACATGAGCTCCGCGTCGATCCCGGTCGCGCTGGACGAGGCGGTGGAGCAGGGGCGCGCGGGTCCCGGGTCGCTGGTGCTGATGGTGGCGTTCGGCGCCGGCTTCACCTGGGCCGCCAACGTGGTGCGCCTGTGA
- the fabD gene encoding ACP S-malonyltransferase — protein MTGERIGLLFPGQGSQAVGMGRDLAERFPEARAVFQEADEALGFALTQVMWEGPDDELTLTRNTQPALLTHSAAVWAVLRAQGVEAVCAAGHSLGEFSAYHAAGSLSFADAVRSVRRRGELMYEAGQARPGTMAAVLGLDDDIVEGVCREASSEGSVVVAANFNAPGQVVVSGDVSAVERVSPMLVAAGAKKVAALNVSGAFHSPLMAPAEAGLTEQLEAAEFGAPAFPVASNVDATPVTDPVEARSLLVRQLTSSVRWTQCVRTMLGLGVTQFLEVGTGKVLTGMLKRIDPAASGRGTALGTAEQIEAYLGTGA, from the coding sequence GTGACGGGCGAGCGCATCGGCCTCCTCTTCCCGGGACAGGGGTCGCAGGCGGTCGGAATGGGGCGCGACCTGGCGGAGCGCTTTCCCGAGGCGCGCGCCGTCTTCCAGGAAGCGGACGAGGCGCTGGGCTTCGCGCTGACGCAGGTGATGTGGGAAGGGCCGGACGACGAGCTGACCCTCACGCGCAACACGCAGCCCGCCCTCCTCACGCACAGTGCGGCCGTGTGGGCCGTGCTCCGCGCGCAGGGCGTGGAGGCGGTGTGCGCCGCCGGCCACTCGCTGGGCGAGTTCAGCGCGTACCACGCCGCGGGCTCGCTCTCCTTCGCCGATGCCGTGCGCTCCGTGCGCAGGCGCGGCGAGCTGATGTACGAGGCCGGGCAGGCGCGGCCCGGGACGATGGCCGCCGTGCTGGGGCTGGATGACGACATCGTGGAAGGGGTCTGCCGCGAGGCGAGCAGCGAGGGCAGCGTAGTTGTCGCCGCCAACTTCAACGCGCCGGGCCAGGTGGTGGTATCGGGCGACGTGTCGGCGGTGGAGCGCGTGTCGCCGATGCTGGTGGCTGCCGGGGCGAAGAAGGTGGCCGCGCTCAACGTGAGCGGAGCCTTCCACTCGCCGCTCATGGCGCCGGCTGAGGCGGGGCTCACCGAGCAGCTGGAGGCCGCGGAGTTCGGCGCCCCGGCCTTTCCGGTGGCCTCCAACGTCGATGCCACGCCGGTGACCGACCCCGTGGAGGCGCGGTCGCTGCTGGTGAGGCAGCTGACCTCTTCGGTGCGCTGGACGCAGTGCGTGCGCACCATGCTGGGGCTGGGCGTGACGCAGTTCCTGGAGGTGGGCACCGGCAAGGTGCTCACCGGGATGCTGAAGCGGATCGATCCGGCGGCGTCGGGGCGGGGGACCGCCCTGGGGACCGCCGAGCAGATTGAGGCTTACCTGGGTACGGGGGCGTGA
- the fabG gene encoding 3-oxoacyl-ACP reductase FabG encodes MAELQGQVALVTGGSRGIGLAIARSLADAGARVAVVARDGSRAEAVAAELPGEGHRGYGCDVADPEATAALIKRVEEELGSLDVLVNNAGVTRDNLLMRIKDDDWTAVLDTNLRGAFNLIRAASRGMMKRRAGRIINITSVVGITGNKGQANYAASKAGLIGLTKSVAKELGSRGVLVNAVAPGYIETDMTSDLPEAARTALSSQIALERLGRPEDIAPVVRFLAGPGASYITGQVVVVDGGMVM; translated from the coding sequence ATGGCGGAGCTTCAGGGACAGGTGGCGCTGGTCACCGGCGGGTCGCGCGGGATCGGGCTGGCGATCGCGCGCTCGCTGGCGGATGCCGGCGCGCGGGTGGCGGTGGTGGCGCGCGACGGCTCGCGTGCCGAGGCGGTGGCGGCCGAGCTGCCGGGCGAGGGACACCGCGGCTATGGCTGCGACGTGGCCGATCCGGAGGCGACCGCCGCGCTCATCAAGCGCGTGGAAGAGGAGCTGGGGTCGCTGGACGTGCTGGTGAACAACGCCGGCGTCACGCGCGACAACCTCCTGATGCGCATCAAGGACGACGACTGGACCGCCGTGCTGGACACCAACCTGCGGGGCGCCTTCAACCTCATCCGCGCCGCGTCGCGCGGGATGATGAAGCGCCGCGCCGGGCGGATCATCAACATCACCAGCGTGGTGGGGATCACGGGGAACAAGGGGCAGGCGAACTACGCCGCCTCCAAGGCCGGGCTCATCGGGCTCACCAAGTCGGTGGCCAAGGAGCTCGGATCGCGCGGGGTTCTGGTCAACGCCGTCGCGCCGGGGTACATTGAGACGGACATGACCTCCGACCTCCCCGAAGCGGCGCGCACCGCGCTCTCGTCGCAGATCGCGCTGGAGCGGCTGGGCCGGCCCGAGGACATCGCGCCGGTGGTACGCTTCCTGGCGGGGCCGGGCGCATCGTACATCACCGGGCAGGTGGTGGTGGTGGACGGCGGGATGGTGATGTAG
- a CDS encoding acyl carrier protein has protein sequence MADVEQKVKDIIINELGVEAEKVTPEARFVDDLGADSLDTVELVMAFEEEFGMEIPDEDAEKLQTVGDAISYIQNNNPS, from the coding sequence ATGGCCGACGTCGAACAGAAGGTCAAGGACATCATCATCAACGAGCTGGGTGTGGAGGCCGAGAAGGTCACCCCCGAGGCCCGGTTCGTGGACGATCTGGGCGCGGACTCGCTGGACACCGTCGAGCTCGTCATGGCGTTCGAGGAAGAGTTCGGGATGGAGATCCCGGACGAAGACGCCGAGAAGCTGCAGACCGTCGGCGACGCGATCAGCTACATCCAGAACAACAATCCGTCCTGA
- the fabF gene encoding beta-ketoacyl-ACP synthase II, with protein sequence MNRRVVITGAGLVTPVGLDLQESWAGLLAGRSGAGPITQFDASNHAVRFACEVKGFDPTLYIDRKEVKRTDRFSHFAIASAVQAMRHAGLDEDRDGIDHERFGVVIGSGIGGIHTFEEQHAKLIQRGPDRVSPFFVPMFISDIAAGLVSIRYGAKGPNYCTVSACASSAHALGNAFRSIKWDEADLMIAGGTEATVSAQTVAGFAAMKALSERNDSPETASRPFDATRDGFVLGEGSGMVVLEELEHARARGATIIAEIVGFGQTADAYHITAPSEGGEGAVRAMKLALKEAGADASQVDYVNAHGTSTPANDKNESAAIRTLLGERAHEVIVGSTKSMTGHTLGAAGAIEGVICALACREGKIPPTINYTTPDPDCDLNYGTGGVTERPVGLALSNSFGFGGHNVCLAVRRY encoded by the coding sequence ATGAATCGCCGAGTCGTGATCACGGGGGCGGGGCTCGTCACGCCCGTGGGGCTGGACCTCCAGGAGAGCTGGGCGGGACTGCTCGCGGGGCGCAGCGGCGCCGGCCCGATCACCCAATTCGACGCCTCCAACCACGCCGTGCGCTTTGCCTGCGAGGTGAAGGGGTTCGACCCCACGCTGTACATCGACCGCAAGGAGGTGAAGCGCACCGACCGCTTCTCCCACTTCGCCATCGCGTCCGCCGTGCAGGCCATGCGGCACGCGGGCCTGGACGAGGACCGCGACGGGATCGACCACGAGCGCTTCGGCGTGGTGATCGGCAGCGGCATCGGCGGCATCCACACCTTCGAGGAGCAGCACGCCAAGCTGATCCAGCGCGGGCCGGACCGCGTGTCGCCCTTCTTCGTCCCGATGTTCATCTCGGACATCGCGGCGGGACTGGTGTCGATCCGCTACGGCGCCAAGGGCCCCAACTACTGCACCGTCTCCGCCTGCGCGTCGAGCGCGCACGCGCTGGGGAACGCCTTCCGCAGCATCAAGTGGGACGAGGCGGACCTGATGATCGCAGGCGGCACGGAGGCGACCGTTTCCGCGCAGACGGTGGCCGGCTTCGCGGCGATGAAGGCGCTCTCGGAGCGCAACGACTCCCCGGAGACCGCCAGCCGCCCCTTCGACGCCACGCGCGACGGCTTCGTGCTGGGCGAGGGCTCGGGGATGGTGGTGCTGGAGGAGCTGGAGCACGCCCGCGCGCGCGGCGCCACCATCATCGCCGAGATCGTCGGCTTCGGCCAGACGGCGGACGCCTACCACATCACCGCGCCGTCGGAAGGTGGCGAGGGCGCCGTGCGCGCGATGAAGCTGGCCCTCAAGGAAGCCGGCGCCGACGCGTCCCAAGTGGACTACGTCAACGCGCACGGCACCTCCACCCCCGCGAACGACAAGAACGAGTCGGCCGCCATTCGCACGCTGCTGGGCGAGCGCGCGCATGAGGTCATCGTCGGCTCCACCAAGAGCATGACGGGCCACACGCTGGGCGCGGCGGGTGCCATCGAGGGCGTCATCTGCGCGCTGGCGTGCCGGGAGGGGAAGATCCCGCCCACCATCAACTACACCACCCCCGACCCCGACTGCGACCTGAACTACGGCACGGGCGGCGTGACGGAGCGGCCGGTGGGGCTAGCGCTGAGCAACTCGTTCGGCTTCGGCGGCCACAACGTGTGCCTGGCGGTGCGGCGGTACTGA
- the ispF gene encoding 2-C-methyl-D-erythritol 2,4-cyclodiphosphate synthase → MRIGHGYDSHRFAEGRRLILGGVEIPFERGLTGHSDADAVAHAITDAILGAAGLGDIGRHFPPSDPQWKDADSLGLLAHAVRLLAGRNYQIVNVDVTVIAEAPRIGPHVPAMQERLASVLGIAPDHISIKGKTNEGMGWIGRGEGIATFAVALIDDLEGIDSLHARHRRDSHL, encoded by the coding sequence ATGAGGATTGGGCACGGGTACGACTCCCACCGTTTTGCGGAGGGGCGCAGGCTGATCCTCGGCGGGGTGGAGATCCCCTTCGAGCGCGGACTGACCGGGCACTCCGACGCGGACGCCGTGGCGCACGCCATCACCGACGCCATCCTCGGCGCGGCGGGGCTGGGGGACATCGGGAGGCACTTTCCGCCATCAGATCCGCAGTGGAAAGACGCGGACTCGCTGGGACTGCTGGCGCACGCGGTGCGGCTGCTGGCGGGGCGCAACTACCAAATCGTCAACGTGGACGTGACGGTCATCGCCGAGGCGCCCAGGATCGGGCCGCACGTGCCGGCGATGCAGGAGCGGCTGGCGTCGGTGCTGGGGATCGCGCCGGACCACATCTCGATCAAGGGAAAGACCAACGAGGGGATGGGGTGGATCGGGCGCGGCGAGGGGATCGCCACATTCGCCGTGGCGCTGATCGACGACCTGGAGGGGATCGACTCGCTCCATGCGCGCCACCGGCGCGACAGCCACCTGTAG
- a CDS encoding DedA family protein has translation MAGLIDRLIEWMQGLPGPLVYVVIGAFAGLENIFPPVPADVIALTGGFLAGRGTISPVGAFLVVWGANVGTALLTYWIGRRYGVSFFQGRIGRMILQPHQMTRLSGLYAKHGAKVIFFSRFLPGFRAVVPVFAGTSGMGWLRTATPIALASGLWYGMIVYLGATAGRNWEQIRVAVEASGRWLGIAAAILFGVVAWWWWRSRGEAA, from the coding sequence ATGGCGGGGCTGATCGACCGGCTGATCGAGTGGATGCAGGGGCTCCCCGGGCCGCTGGTGTACGTGGTGATCGGCGCCTTCGCCGGGCTGGAGAACATCTTCCCCCCCGTGCCGGCGGACGTGATCGCGCTCACGGGCGGCTTCCTGGCGGGGCGCGGTACCATCTCGCCGGTCGGGGCGTTCCTGGTGGTCTGGGGCGCCAACGTGGGAACGGCGCTGCTGACGTACTGGATCGGCCGGCGCTACGGCGTGTCGTTCTTTCAGGGCCGCATCGGGCGGATGATCCTGCAGCCGCACCAGATGACGCGGCTCTCGGGGCTGTACGCGAAGCACGGCGCCAAGGTGATCTTCTTCAGCCGCTTCCTCCCCGGCTTCCGCGCGGTGGTGCCGGTGTTCGCGGGGACGAGCGGGATGGGATGGCTGCGCACCGCCACGCCCATCGCGCTAGCGTCGGGGCTGTGGTACGGGATGATCGTGTACCTGGGCGCCACCGCCGGGCGCAACTGGGAGCAGATCCGCGTGGCCGTGGAGGCGTCGGGGCGCTGGCTCGGGATCGCGGCTGCCATCCTCTTTGGGGTGGTGGCGTGGTGGTGGTGGCGCAGCCGCGGGGAGGCCGCCTGA
- the xerD gene encoding site-specific tyrosine recombinase XerD produces the protein MAQPRGGRLSTADAPTPEELDRTARQFGVEGFIDHLRFERNLSEQTIDAYRRDVVRMCSHARTLGRARPSEVTTDDLRRFVLLLKDLGLAPASIARNISALRTYFRFLLGENEVVADPSEAIDTPTAWKTLPGVLTVAEIERLLEAPDIMHPLAWRDRAMLEFAYASGVRVSELTGIRVRDLHLDDEFASVFGKGAKERMVPVGRRAIGALSIYLRETRPRLERGKGEGRVFLNARGGPLTRMGVWKILRQHVETAGIEKTVTPHTLRHSFATHLLEGGADLVAVQEMLGHADISTTQIYTHVDRTYLSQIHRQFHPRA, from the coding sequence GTGGCGCAGCCGCGGGGAGGCCGCCTGAGCACCGCCGATGCGCCGACTCCCGAGGAGTTGGACCGCACGGCGCGGCAGTTCGGGGTGGAGGGGTTCATCGACCACCTGCGTTTCGAGCGCAACCTGAGCGAGCAGACCATCGACGCCTACCGTCGCGACGTGGTCCGCATGTGCTCGCACGCGCGGACGCTGGGGCGCGCCCGCCCGTCCGAGGTCACCACCGACGACCTGCGCCGCTTCGTCCTCCTCCTCAAGGACCTGGGACTCGCGCCGGCCTCCATCGCGCGCAACATCTCCGCGTTGCGCACCTACTTCCGCTTCCTGCTGGGCGAGAACGAGGTGGTGGCGGACCCCAGCGAGGCCATCGACACCCCGACCGCCTGGAAGACGCTCCCGGGCGTGCTCACGGTGGCGGAGATCGAGCGCCTGCTCGAGGCGCCGGACATCATGCACCCGCTCGCCTGGCGCGACCGCGCGATGCTGGAGTTCGCGTACGCGAGCGGCGTGCGCGTGTCCGAGCTCACCGGCATCCGCGTGCGCGACCTGCACCTGGACGACGAGTTCGCCTCCGTCTTCGGCAAGGGCGCCAAGGAGCGGATGGTGCCGGTGGGGCGCCGGGCGATCGGCGCGCTCTCCATCTACCTGCGCGAGACGAGGCCGCGGCTGGAGCGCGGGAAGGGGGAGGGGCGCGTCTTCCTCAACGCGCGCGGCGGCCCGCTGACGCGCATGGGCGTGTGGAAGATCCTCCGGCAGCACGTGGAGACCGCGGGCATCGAGAAGACGGTGACGCCCCACACCCTGCGCCATTCGTTCGCGACGCACCTGCTCGAAGGCGGCGCCGATCTGGTGGCCGTGCAGGAGATGCTGGGCCACGCGGACATTTCCACGACGCAGATCTACACGCACGTGGACCGCACGTACCTGTCGCAGATTCACCGGCAGTTCCATCCGCGTGCGTGA
- a CDS encoding multidrug efflux SMR transporter has protein sequence MAWAYLFVAGLLEVVWAIGLKYTEGFTRLWPSVGTLGAMGASFYLLATSLRTIPVGTGYAVWTGIGAVGASLLGMLILGEPRDAGRLLGVALIVCGIVVLRVA, from the coding sequence ATGGCATGGGCGTACCTGTTCGTCGCGGGGCTGCTGGAGGTGGTGTGGGCGATCGGCCTCAAGTACACGGAGGGCTTCACGCGCCTGTGGCCGAGCGTGGGGACGCTGGGCGCGATGGGCGCGAGCTTCTACCTGCTCGCCACTTCCCTGCGCACCATCCCTGTCGGCACCGGCTACGCCGTGTGGACCGGCATCGGCGCGGTTGGGGCGAGCCTCCTCGGCATGCTCATCCTCGGCGAGCCGCGCGATGCCGGGCGCCTGCTGGGCGTGGCGCTGATCGTGTGCGGGATCGTGGTGCTGCGGGTGGCGTGA
- a CDS encoding aminodeoxychorismate/anthranilate synthase component II, with product MILVIDNYDSFTYNLVQYLGELGAEMEVVRNDQLTVDEIAERAPERIVISPGPCTPTEAGVSVETIRELGPKIPILGVCLGHQSIGQAYGGEVVRAAKPMHGKTSPIRHTGEGIFRGIPAPFTVARYHSLVIEPSSLPAELEAVAWTDEPGSETEIQAVRHREHPVWGVQFHPESIASEHGHALLRNFLELG from the coding sequence ATGATCCTGGTTATCGATAACTACGACAGCTTCACGTACAATCTAGTCCAGTATCTCGGCGAGCTGGGGGCGGAGATGGAGGTCGTGCGCAACGACCAGCTCACCGTGGACGAGATCGCGGAGCGCGCTCCGGAGCGCATCGTCATCTCCCCCGGCCCGTGCACGCCGACGGAGGCGGGGGTGTCGGTGGAGACGATCCGCGAGCTTGGTCCGAAGATCCCGATCCTCGGCGTCTGCCTGGGACACCAGTCGATCGGGCAGGCGTACGGCGGCGAAGTGGTGCGCGCCGCCAAGCCGATGCACGGCAAGACTTCGCCGATCCGCCACACGGGGGAGGGGATCTTTCGCGGCATCCCCGCGCCGTTCACCGTGGCGCGCTACCATTCGCTGGTGATCGAGCCGTCGTCGCTGCCGGCCGAACTGGAGGCGGTGGCGTGGACGGACGAGCCCGGGTCCGAGACGGAGATCCAGGCCGTTCGCCACCGCGAGCACCCGGTGTGGGGCGTCCAGTTCCACCCGGAATCCATCGCCAGCGAGCACGGGCACGCGCTGCTGCGCAACTTCCTGGAGCTCGGATGA
- the kdsB gene encoding 3-deoxy-manno-octulosonate cytidylyltransferase produces MSARVLGVVPARIGSSRLPRKPLFPIAGRPLLEWVWRRAMGIAVFDAVVIATDSDEVADACHGFGAEVRLTDPAHPSGTDRVAEVVRAEEYAGYEVIVNVQGDEPFLLAEHAGAAIGLVRDGGWELGTVATPIRTRAEWLEPAVVKVVRGDDGGALLFTRAPIPHPRDAEPDFSGDTYLRHVGLYAYRRDALLRWVALPEGRLEQIEKLEQLRPLAAGMRMGVAVGPPAEGGIDTPADAARAERLLRNESTPPERAAE; encoded by the coding sequence ATGAGCGCCCGAGTACTGGGCGTCGTACCGGCACGTATCGGCTCGTCGCGCTTGCCGCGGAAGCCGCTCTTCCCCATCGCTGGCAGGCCACTCCTGGAGTGGGTCTGGCGCCGGGCGATGGGGATCGCTGTGTTCGACGCGGTCGTGATCGCCACGGATTCCGATGAGGTCGCGGACGCGTGCCATGGATTCGGGGCGGAGGTGCGGCTCACCGATCCGGCGCACCCCTCCGGCACCGACCGCGTGGCCGAGGTGGTCCGGGCCGAGGAGTACGCGGGGTACGAGGTGATCGTCAACGTGCAGGGCGACGAGCCATTTCTGCTGGCCGAGCACGCGGGCGCGGCGATCGGGCTGGTGCGCGACGGCGGGTGGGAGCTGGGGACGGTGGCGACGCCCATCCGCACCCGCGCCGAGTGGCTGGAGCCCGCCGTGGTCAAGGTGGTGCGCGGCGATGACGGTGGTGCGCTCCTCTTCACCCGGGCGCCCATCCCTCACCCCCGCGACGCCGAGCCTGACTTCAGCGGCGACACGTACCTGCGCCACGTGGGGCTCTACGCCTACCGCCGCGACGCGCTGCTGCGCTGGGTCGCGCTGCCGGAAGGGCGGCTGGAGCAGATCGAGAAGCTGGAGCAGCTCCGCCCGCTGGCGGCGGGGATGCGCATGGGCGTGGCCGTGGGCCCGCCGGCCGAAGGGGGGATCGACACTCCGGCCGACGCCGCGCGCGCGGAACGCCTCCTACGAAACGAGTCCACACCTCCGGAGCGAGCAGCCGAATGA